The Fibrobacter sp. UWR4 genome has a window encoding:
- a CDS encoding TAXI family TRAP transporter solute-binding subunit gives MKHSTFTFKAIASAILATTALILGACDSEKQNIRFGSGNKGGLYDKYATQFAESFNKANGSIQIQVKNTSGTSANIRLIEEGFIDFGIVQADILKDYLMRSRIRSAIAAVAGLYTESIQIVVAGEAEIKSVADLIGKRVAVGEEESGVLRNAEIILESYGISMDKVDAKKLSFKESADALKAGEIDAFFCTAGIPTPYITELANSKNVRLLSIGEVDAARIMGIHPELTASVIPAGTYAGQEADLQTLGAKAVLVTNQLTDNATVAKVAESAFANSAARHASTSTANSEAVAAALEFATANVPVAFHPGAAALYASKNLKVEIVEPLQARGPIPSTGD, from the coding sequence ATGAAACATTCGACTTTCACGTTCAAGGCTATCGCCTCCGCCATTTTGGCAACCACAGCCCTAATTCTCGGGGCCTGTGACTCAGAAAAACAGAATATTCGCTTCGGTTCCGGCAACAAGGGCGGCCTTTATGACAAGTACGCAACCCAGTTTGCCGAATCATTCAACAAGGCAAACGGCAGCATTCAAATCCAGGTGAAGAACACCTCTGGAACTTCCGCAAACATCCGCCTCATTGAAGAAGGTTTCATAGACTTCGGTATTGTGCAGGCTGATATTCTAAAGGATTACCTGATGCGTAGCCGTATACGTTCCGCCATCGCCGCCGTGGCAGGTCTTTACACCGAGTCCATCCAGATTGTGGTGGCTGGCGAAGCCGAAATTAAGTCCGTTGCAGATCTTATCGGCAAGCGGGTCGCTGTAGGCGAAGAAGAATCCGGCGTACTCCGCAACGCAGAAATCATCCTGGAATCCTACGGAATTTCTATGGACAAGGTGGACGCGAAAAAGCTCAGCTTCAAGGAATCCGCCGACGCTTTGAAGGCTGGCGAAATCGACGCCTTCTTCTGCACTGCAGGCATTCCCACGCCCTACATTACCGAACTTGCAAACAGCAAGAACGTCCGATTGCTTTCCATTGGCGAAGTTGACGCCGCCCGCATCATGGGCATCCATCCGGAACTTACCGCAAGCGTCATTCCCGCAGGCACCTACGCAGGGCAGGAAGCCGACCTGCAGACCCTTGGGGCAAAGGCTGTTCTCGTAACAAACCAACTGACGGACAACGCTACCGTTGCTAAAGTCGCAGAATCCGCCTTCGCAAACTCCGCGGCAAGACATGCGTCAACCTCCACCGCAAATTCCGAGGCCGTCGCAGCAGCCCTCGAATTTGCAACCGCCAACGTTCCCGTGGCCTTCCATCCGGGCGCAGCAGCACTCTACGCCAGCAAGAACCTTAAAGTAGAAATCGTCGAGCCTCTTCAGGCCCGCGGTCCCATCCCCTCTACAGGCGACTAA
- the gltS gene encoding sodium/glutamate symporter yields MYKLSLDMYQTLALAVVVLVIGANLKKQIKFLEKFCIPSPVVGGILFAFLSCILYKLNLLEFQFDETLKSICMMVFFTSVGFNANLKILKSGGVNLILLLICVCTLILCQNGLAVVLAKALHVSPLVGLSAGSISMVGGHGTAGAFGPVLEDFGMEGATTLCTAAATFGLVAGSLMGGPLGRKLIIKRDLLKTANTAHKEELKEEQSKYRRSAQRYSTAAFQLSIAMGLGTVVSMLLSKTGMTFPAYIGSMIIAAIMRNICEYSSKYEVHMGEIRDVGGICLSLFLGIAMITLKLWQLASLALPLVVLLCAQTLLMFLFAYFVVFNVMGRDYDAAVLSAGVCGFGMGATPNAMANMQAITTKFAPAVKPYLLVPIVGSMFADFINSLCITFFINQF; encoded by the coding sequence ATGTATAAACTATCCCTCGACATGTACCAGACTTTGGCCCTTGCCGTTGTGGTTCTCGTCATCGGCGCAAACCTCAAGAAGCAAATCAAGTTTCTGGAAAAATTCTGCATTCCCTCCCCTGTGGTGGGCGGCATCCTGTTCGCCTTCCTTTCCTGCATTCTGTACAAGTTGAATCTTCTAGAATTCCAGTTCGACGAAACCCTGAAATCCATCTGCATGATGGTATTCTTTACTTCCGTCGGTTTTAATGCCAACCTGAAGATTCTCAAGAGCGGTGGCGTCAACCTGATTCTCCTCCTGATTTGCGTCTGTACGCTGATTCTCTGCCAGAATGGTCTTGCCGTTGTTCTCGCCAAGGCACTTCACGTAAGCCCGCTGGTAGGCCTTTCCGCAGGATCCATCTCCATGGTGGGTGGCCATGGTACTGCAGGAGCTTTCGGCCCCGTCCTTGAAGACTTCGGCATGGAAGGCGCCACCACCCTCTGCACCGCCGCCGCCACCTTCGGCCTTGTGGCAGGCTCCCTCATGGGCGGCCCGCTAGGGCGTAAACTCATCATCAAGAGAGACCTTCTCAAGACCGCAAACACCGCCCACAAGGAAGAACTGAAGGAAGAACAAAGCAAGTACCGCCGTTCCGCACAGCGTTACTCCACCGCCGCATTCCAGCTTTCTATCGCCATGGGTCTTGGAACCGTCGTTTCCATGCTTCTTTCCAAGACAGGCATGACCTTCCCCGCCTACATCGGATCCATGATCATCGCCGCCATCATGAGAAACATCTGCGAATACAGTAGCAAGTACGAAGTGCACATGGGTGAAATCCGGGACGTAGGTGGCATCTGTCTTTCCCTGTTCCTGGGCATCGCCATGATTACCCTGAAGCTCTGGCAGTTGGCCTCCCTGGCCTTGCCCCTGGTGGTACTGCTCTGTGCACAGACTTTGCTCATGTTCCTGTTTGCCTACTTCGTGGTGTTCAACGTTATGGGTAGGGACTATGACGCCGCGGTACTTTCCGCAGGTGTTTGCGGATTCGGCATGGGAGCAACCCCTAACGCCATGGCAAACATGCAGGCTATTACCACCAAGTTCGCCCCGGCCGTAAAGCCCTACCTGCTGGTGCCCATTGTAGGAAGTATGTTCGCAGACTTCATCAACAGCCTCTGCATCACATTCTTCATCAATCAGTTTTAA
- the prfA gene encoding peptide chain release factor 1 produces MKDKARKLIEKYEELESELGNPDVLGDQARYNKIHKQYKGIEKAVIKAKEYLQMLNDQEEWKMALGDSDPEMVAMAKSELSTIEKALPGLTDELQILMVPKDPWDFRNATIEIRGGTGGDESALFAGDLFRMYRAYCEKMGWKITIQDLSEGTVGGYKEIRAFIEGDSVYGTLKFESGVHRVQRVPETETQGRVHTSAATVAILPEAEEVDVEIREADIHMDTYRSSGAGGQYINKTDSAVRLTHIPTGVVVSCQTERSQLQNRLHAMEMLRSRILDEVIAKKEREEAASRKALVGTGDRSAKIRTYNYPQNRVTDHRIGLTLYNLDQVVAGDLQEVINGLQMANAQEKLGKFQA; encoded by the coding sequence ATGAAAGATAAAGCACGTAAACTCATTGAAAAATACGAAGAACTGGAATCCGAACTGGGTAATCCCGATGTTCTCGGTGACCAGGCTCGTTACAACAAGATTCACAAGCAGTACAAGGGTATCGAAAAGGCTGTAATCAAGGCCAAGGAATACCTGCAGATGCTTAACGACCAGGAAGAATGGAAGATGGCTCTGGGCGATTCCGACCCGGAAATGGTGGCCATGGCAAAGTCCGAGCTTTCCACCATCGAAAAGGCACTTCCCGGTCTTACCGACGAATTGCAGATCCTCATGGTTCCCAAGGATCCGTGGGATTTCCGTAACGCCACCATCGAAATCCGCGGTGGTACCGGCGGTGACGAATCCGCCCTGTTTGCTGGCGACCTGTTCCGTATGTACCGCGCCTATTGCGAAAAGATGGGCTGGAAGATTACCATCCAGGACCTGAGCGAAGGTACCGTGGGCGGCTACAAGGAAATTCGCGCCTTTATCGAAGGCGATAGCGTTTACGGCACCCTGAAGTTTGAAAGTGGTGTTCACCGCGTGCAGCGCGTCCCCGAAACCGAAACCCAGGGCCGCGTGCATACCTCTGCCGCTACAGTCGCAATCCTTCCGGAAGCAGAAGAAGTGGACGTAGAAATCCGCGAAGCCGATATCCACATGGACACTTACCGCTCCAGCGGCGCTGGCGGTCAGTACATTAACAAGACGGACTCCGCAGTCCGTTTGACCCATATTCCTACAGGCGTGGTGGTAAGCTGCCAGACAGAACGTTCCCAGCTCCAGAACCGCCTGCACGCTATGGAAATGCTCCGTTCCCGCATCCTTGACGAAGTCATCGCCAAGAAGGAACGTGAAGAAGCCGCCAGCCGTAAAGCCCTGGTGGGTACCGGCGACCGTTCCGCAAAGATCCGTACTTACAACTACCCCCAGAACCGCGTGACCGATCACCGCATCGGCCTCACCCTGTACAACCTGGACCAGGTGGTAGCAGGCGACCTTCAGGAAGTCATCAACGGCCTCCAGATGGCTAACGCTCAGGAAAAGTTGGGCAAGTTCCAGGCATAG
- the prmC gene encoding peptide chain release factor N(5)-glutamine methyltransferase has product MANPQNAPMTVLEILNRTKVFFEKKGVPDPLLDAQYIISHGLKMKNRMDLYLNFEKPLTPAELDELRPMVARRANREPLQHIIGDTSFRGFIIKCDPRALIPRPETEMLVDMARDRLKEVEAPFIVEIGTGSGCISIASAKEISGAKVLACDVSEDALTLARENAAANELTDDKLTFAQGDLLEAATADALTAAGLAADQKIDCLIANLPYIPDGEKPNLQPEVANFDPALALFGGADGLDLVRKLLQQTEGRMNSGASILLEIGSEQGTMLEAEASSYPWLTFTGIHKDYCGNVRFVSYKAK; this is encoded by the coding sequence ATGGCAAACCCGCAAAATGCTCCCATGACGGTTCTGGAAATCCTGAACCGCACTAAGGTCTTCTTCGAAAAGAAGGGCGTTCCCGACCCGCTTCTGGACGCCCAGTACATCATCAGTCACGGTCTCAAGATGAAGAACCGTATGGATCTGTACTTGAACTTCGAGAAGCCCTTGACCCCTGCGGAGCTGGATGAATTGCGTCCCATGGTAGCGCGACGCGCCAACCGCGAGCCCCTGCAGCACATTATCGGCGACACAAGCTTCCGCGGCTTTATCATCAAATGCGACCCTCGCGCCCTCATTCCCCGTCCCGAAACTGAGATGCTGGTGGATATGGCCCGCGACCGCCTGAAGGAAGTGGAAGCCCCCTTTATCGTTGAAATCGGAACTGGCTCCGGCTGCATTTCCATCGCTTCCGCCAAGGAAATTTCTGGCGCCAAGGTTCTAGCCTGCGACGTTTCTGAAGACGCCCTGACTCTGGCCCGCGAAAACGCTGCCGCCAACGAACTGACCGACGACAAGCTGACCTTTGCCCAAGGCGACCTGCTGGAAGCCGCTACCGCCGACGCATTGACCGCCGCAGGTCTCGCTGCCGACCAGAAAATCGATTGTCTGATTGCGAACCTCCCCTACATTCCCGACGGCGAAAAACCGAACCTCCAGCCCGAGGTGGCAAACTTCGATCCGGCTCTTGCCCTCTTTGGCGGTGCCGACGGTCTCGATCTGGTCCGCAAGCTTTTACAGCAGACAGAAGGTCGCATGAATTCCGGCGCATCCATCCTTCTGGAAATCGGTTCCGAACAGGGAACCATGCTGGAAGCGGAAGCCTCTAGCTACCCCTGGCTGACCTTCACCGGCATTCACAAGGACTACTGCGGAAATGTCCGTTTCGTAAGTTACAAGGCGAAATAG